From the genome of Brassica oleracea var. oleracea cultivar TO1000 chromosome C4, BOL, whole genome shotgun sequence:
CGAGATTGGAGAGTTTGACGAAGACAATTCAGATTCATCATGTTCATCATCAGATAATTCCTCAGATGGAGAGTAGATACTCTTTTATGAATGTATATGCAAATTACTTTTAAACATTGTAGATTTCTTCTAAAAACAAATTATGGGTTTGAAACGTTGTATACTTTTAAATTACAAAAAATAAATTAGATTTGTTGATTCTAAAATCGAACGGTTTTGATTGATTGATTATATACGGTTTTGATTGAATGGTTAATATGTCATGTTCAAAGTTTTTAAACTGTGAGAATACAATGGTGAGATTTGTAAAACAAAAATCAAACTGAAACTCTAAATTGATAATGTCCGTCGGTATTTACCGACATATTTCCGACGAACCCCTCAAATTCTAGGTGTTCGTCGGAAATACGTCGGTAAATACCGACGGAATACCGATGAACCCCTCAAATTCTAGGGGTTCGTCGGTATTCCGTCGGTATTTACCGATGCATTTCCGACGAAACCCTCAAATTCTAGGGTTTCGTCGGAAATGCGTCGGTAAATTCCGACGGAAAACCGACGGACATTATCAATTTAGAGTTTCAGTTTGATTTTTTTTTAACTTTGAATCAAAACCGTATATAATCAATCAATCAAAACCGTTCGATTTTAGAATCAACAAATCTAATTTATTTTTTGTAATTTAAAAGTATACAACGTTTCAAACCCATAATTTGTTTTTAGAAGAAATCTACAATGTTTAAAAGTAATTTGCATATACATTCATAAAAGAGTATCTACTCTCCATCTGAGGAATTATCTGATGATGAACATGATGAATCTGAATTGTCTTCGTCAAACTCTCCAATCTCGCCGTCCTCTTCGGTTAATTGTTGTTGTAGTGGATCAAATACTCCTTGTACTCGGCTTCTGGGATTTATTGACATGACAACGATCCAAGGATCGTTCCTTTGCCTAATCCGCGGATAACGAATATAGCAAACCTGAAAAATTATAAATTATATAAGTCGAAGTAATTATATATGATTACTTCCGATGGAAAATATATTTCAACATACATACCTGGTCAGCTTGTGAAGCAAGAATGAATGGATCGTAAAAATCCAGTCGTCGTCGCGAATGTACAGATGTAACACCGAATGCGTCAGTGCTTACTCCGCGACCAACAACGTTGTCGTACCACTCACAGTTGAAGACAATACATCTCATGCCAATCATTCCCGGGTACTGAATTTCCAAAATCTCGCGTACGTTACCGTAGTAGACATCGTCTCCGGATGACGAAGAAACCCCACAATCAATTGTTCTCCTTACAGTATTTTCCTTAAGAACTCTGAATGCATATCCTCGTGTGCAATATCTCGGATATGACTTTGCAACAAACTTTGGACCACAAACTATCTCACGTAACCAATCTTTAGGTGGGTGCCCAATAGCTAAACAATGGCTTACCTATAAAAACAAAAAAAAAATGTTTTCGTTCATTAAAAGATAATAAGTAAAACGGTTAGTTACCACTAATTACTGATTAGACACTTACATAATCAGAAAGCCATGTTGCAAAGTTGTTTTGCTTGAGTTGTTCGAGTTGTTCTTCTGTCGCATCCGGGTACTTTAAGCGCATCTCTGCCAAGTAAATACTGTAAAAAACACAAAAATGTTAGATATGTTTCAAAAATATTGCAAATAATTCATATTTTTAAATCTATGTACCTCTCATATTCAAGAATGTCTTCGCAGTTTGTAAGCAAATATGTGTGCAAATGAGCATGCTCAGCCACTGTAAGTATCCGGTCCGTTGACTTTCCACTATGTCGTCCAATTTGTGTAAACATGTTTGGCACATAAACATAATAAGTTGCCCTTTCACCTCTATCATCATGCCGTGCAGGTCTTCGACTTTTTGTTCGAACTTCTGATGGAAAGTAGTATTCAGCAAAGTTTGAGGTTTCCTCATTGATGCACTGAGCCACTATTGATCCCTCCACCTTGCTTAAATTCTTGACCTTCTTCTTCAGATGAAACATAAACCGTTCGTACAAATACATCCACCTGTACTGCACGGGACCACCGAGTGCCGCTTCTCTCGCAAGATGAATAGCAAGATGCTCCATAACATCAAAAAATGATGGAGGAAATATCTTCTCGAGGTTGCATAGGATCACCGGTATTTTAACTTCCAAATTGCGGATACCATCTGATGTGAGTGATCTCGAGCATA
Proteins encoded in this window:
- the LOC106337753 gene encoding uncharacterized protein LOC106337753; translation: MRAKLMWTISDFPAYGMLSGWTTHGRLSCPYCQDNTDAFQLKNGRKSCWFDCHRRFLPHDHPYRKSKTLFTKNKRVFDSPPEEVSGKKLKEQLRDFGADRTPDVGGNGHEPIYGVGENHNWHKKSIFWDLPYWETHLLRHCLDVMHIEKNFFDNLMNTILDVQGKTKDNLKSRLDLVDICARPELHVDEHGKGPIPIYRLDATAKEEFFDWITHSVKFPDGYASSLRNCVDKSEGKFTGLKSHDCHVMMQRLLPFAFSALLPRNVHEATAGISAFFRDLCSRSLTSDGIRNLEVKIPVILCNLEKIFPPSFFDVMEHLAIHLAREAALGGPVQYRWMYLYERFMFHLKKKVKNLSKVEGSIVAQCINEETSNFAEYYFPSEVRTKSRRPARHDDRGERATYYVYVPNMFTQIGRHSGKSTDRILTVAEHAHLHTYLLTNCEDILEYESIYLAEMRLKYPDATEEQLEQLKQNNFATWLSDYVSHCLAIGHPPKDWLREIVCGPKFVAKSYPRYCTRGYAFRVLKENTVRRTIDCGVSSSSGDDVYYGNVREILEIQYPGMIGMRCIVFNCEWYDNVVGRGVSTDAFGVTSVHSRRRLDFYDPFILASQADQVCYIRYPRIRQRNDPWIVVMSINPRSRVQGVFDPLQQQLTEEDGEIGEFDEDNSDSSCSSSDNSSDGE